A genomic stretch from Longimicrobium terrae includes:
- a CDS encoding flavin reductase family protein, whose protein sequence is MIDPSEYRRVMGHFATGVAVVTSCRDDGSPAGLTVSAVSALSLQPTLMMVALDRKSQTHAWIEQCGYFAVNVMEDGRGETLARRFAAGGQEEKFRGVAWHSQTTGAPVLDDALAWLDCRVQAALPGGDHTIFVGEVVAADTREGTPLVYYRGGFGRFVP, encoded by the coding sequence ATGATTGATCCCAGCGAGTACCGCCGCGTCATGGGCCACTTTGCCACCGGCGTGGCCGTGGTGACCTCGTGCCGTGACGACGGATCGCCCGCCGGGCTCACGGTGAGCGCCGTTTCGGCCCTTTCTCTGCAGCCCACGCTCATGATGGTGGCGCTCGACCGCAAGTCGCAGACGCACGCGTGGATCGAGCAGTGCGGCTACTTTGCCGTCAACGTCATGGAAGACGGCCGGGGAGAAACGCTGGCGCGGCGCTTTGCCGCGGGCGGGCAGGAAGAAAAGTTCCGCGGCGTGGCCTGGCACTCGCAGACCACCGGCGCTCCCGTGCTGGACGACGCACTGGCCTGGCTGGACTGCCGCGTGCAGGCCGCCCTTCCCGGCGGCGACCACACCATCTTTGTCGGCGAAGTCGTGGCCGCCGACACCCGTGAAGGCACACCCCTGGTTTATTATCGTGGCGGATTTGGACGCTTCGTCCCCTGA
- a CDS encoding fused MFS/spermidine synthase, with amino-acid sequence MADLDASSPDARGRPWPVLVRAALAGFALGLILFAAGALILYQTQGVLPAAGGLLATFAAALAAGGWAGAPGARTDAPPTWRWVGAGIAVAVSGAFGTLWAHFGWDRFGGVARALALLFLVGVPVYAIGFLLPGLSTWAAAFRAALEEDDEETRGLPRGAEEVVLAILLGAALGAALGGLLLLPLVSPGPLLFGVALLLTFPLFFPREMPVSPGSGERVLHEEETAYCTLRVTETVFPGGGRQPEMRLYVNEEAESGELERSGAPTFAYIAAAEKWLREITPRGASYLFLGGGAYTLPRRVAEDDSTARVTVVELDPAITRAAYRWFGVRPEHGITTLHGDARAVAAALPAGGWDRVIVDVYGGDEMVPPHLVTREALAEFAALLRPDGLLLINLIGVARGEGQGRFWSTVRTVAESFSSTRLYTHLGRDSGERQNFLLAASPWAGVGFPERAGWFEPWAAEEWPRVDAAAVYRDRAGADEGQAQRAAPREERGARVTPAAD; translated from the coding sequence GTGGCGGATTTGGACGCTTCGTCCCCTGACGCCCGCGGACGCCCCTGGCCCGTGCTGGTTCGCGCGGCGCTGGCGGGTTTTGCCCTCGGGCTGATTCTTTTCGCCGCCGGCGCGCTGATCCTGTATCAGACGCAGGGCGTGCTTCCCGCCGCGGGAGGGCTGCTGGCCACATTTGCCGCCGCGCTCGCCGCGGGGGGGTGGGCCGGCGCGCCCGGCGCGCGCACGGACGCGCCCCCCACCTGGCGCTGGGTGGGAGCCGGGATCGCCGTGGCCGTGTCCGGCGCGTTCGGCACGCTGTGGGCGCACTTTGGCTGGGACCGCTTCGGCGGGGTGGCCCGCGCGCTGGCCCTGCTGTTTCTGGTGGGGGTGCCGGTGTACGCCATCGGCTTTCTGCTCCCCGGCCTGTCCACCTGGGCGGCGGCGTTCCGCGCCGCGCTGGAGGAGGACGACGAGGAAACGCGCGGCCTGCCGCGCGGCGCGGAAGAGGTGGTGCTGGCCATTCTCCTGGGTGCCGCGCTGGGCGCGGCTCTGGGCGGCCTGCTGCTGCTGCCGCTGGTGAGCCCGGGGCCGCTGCTGTTCGGCGTAGCCCTGCTGCTCACCTTTCCCCTCTTCTTTCCCCGCGAGATGCCCGTGTCGCCCGGCAGCGGCGAGCGCGTGCTGCACGAGGAAGAAACGGCGTACTGCACGCTGCGGGTGACGGAAACAGTGTTCCCCGGCGGGGGGCGCCAGCCGGAGATGCGGCTGTACGTCAACGAAGAAGCGGAGTCGGGAGAGCTGGAGCGCAGCGGCGCGCCCACCTTCGCCTACATCGCGGCCGCGGAAAAGTGGCTGCGGGAGATCACCCCCCGCGGCGCGTCGTACCTGTTTCTCGGCGGCGGCGCCTACACCCTGCCGCGCCGCGTGGCGGAAGACGACAGCACGGCGCGGGTCACCGTCGTCGAACTGGATCCCGCCATCACCCGCGCCGCGTACCGCTGGTTCGGGGTGCGGCCGGAGCACGGCATCACCACGCTGCACGGCGACGCGCGGGCGGTGGCGGCGGCGCTCCCGGCCGGCGGGTGGGACCGGGTGATCGTGGACGTGTACGGCGGCGACGAGATGGTGCCGCCGCACCTGGTCACGCGGGAAGCGCTCGCCGAGTTTGCCGCGCTGCTGCGGCCGGACGGGCTGCTGCTCATCAACCTGATCGGGGTGGCGCGCGGCGAGGGGCAGGGGCGCTTCTGGTCCACCGTGCGCACCGTGGCGGAGTCGTTTTCCTCCACGCGGCTGTACACGCACCTGGGGCGCGACTCGGGGGAGCGGCAGAATTTTCTGCTCGCCGCCTCACCGTGGGCAGGGGTGGGATTTCCGGAGCGGGCGGGGTGGTTTGAGCCGTGGGCGGCGGAGGAGTGGCCCCGGGTGGACGCCGCCGCGGTGTACCGCGACCGGGCGGGGGCGGATGAGGGGCAAGCGCAGCGCGCCGCGCCCCGGGAGGAGCGCGGCGCGCGGGTGACGCCGGCGGCGGACTAG
- a CDS encoding metallophosphoesterase, with protein sequence MRIAHWADLHLGFRAYHRVTQRGANVREADIADAFRQTVARTIELRPDLVLVAGDVFHTVRPSNTAIAEAFRQFSSLSERLPGVPVVMIAGNHDSPRSADTGNILHLFREIEGVRVVADECRALHLPDVNASILCLPHVSLSGGEETRIEPEPGARHNLLMLHGTVGGDVAERKLRYVSEYGGAIVPDTDIGPDRWDYVALGHYHICTDLAPNMWYAGGIERTSTNIWMEKEEKGFLLYDTDAGTAEFQPVRTRAMVDLPRLDARGLSPAEVDDAIYAAVSRVPEGIRGKMVRMVVGDVSRAVVRELNHRRIREWKAEALHFHLDARPPEIRRRAGSAAPVRRQTLQEQVSAFLRTDWQLRDDRLQKDRLVEMGMDYVDRTGEG encoded by the coding sequence GTGAGGATCGCGCACTGGGCGGACCTGCACCTGGGCTTTCGCGCGTACCACCGCGTCACGCAGCGCGGCGCCAACGTGCGCGAGGCCGACATCGCCGATGCCTTCCGCCAGACGGTGGCGCGCACCATCGAACTGCGGCCGGACCTGGTGCTGGTGGCGGGCGACGTGTTTCACACCGTGCGCCCCTCCAACACGGCCATCGCCGAGGCGTTCCGCCAGTTCTCGTCCCTCTCCGAGCGCCTTCCCGGTGTGCCCGTGGTGATGATCGCCGGCAACCACGACTCGCCGCGCTCGGCGGACACGGGGAACATTCTGCACCTGTTCCGGGAGATCGAGGGCGTGCGCGTGGTGGCGGATGAGTGCCGCGCGCTGCACCTGCCGGACGTAAATGCCTCCATCCTCTGCCTGCCGCACGTCTCCCTTTCCGGCGGGGAGGAAACGCGCATCGAGCCGGAGCCGGGCGCGCGGCACAACCTGCTGATGCTGCACGGCACCGTGGGCGGCGACGTGGCCGAGCGCAAGCTGCGCTACGTGTCGGAATACGGCGGCGCCATCGTTCCCGACACGGACATCGGGCCGGACCGGTGGGACTACGTGGCGCTGGGCCACTATCACATCTGCACGGACCTGGCGCCGAACATGTGGTACGCGGGCGGCATCGAGCGCACCTCCACCAACATCTGGATGGAGAAGGAAGAGAAGGGGTTCCTCCTGTACGACACGGATGCGGGCACCGCCGAGTTCCAGCCGGTGCGCACCCGCGCCATGGTGGACCTGCCCCGCCTGGACGCGCGCGGGCTTTCTCCCGCGGAGGTGGATGACGCCATTTACGCCGCTGTCAGCCGGGTGCCGGAGGGAATCCGCGGCAAGATGGTGCGCATGGTGGTGGGTGACGTGTCCCGCGCCGTCGTCCGTGAACTCAACCACCGCCGCATCCGCGAGTGGAAGGCGGAAGCCCTGCACTTTCACCTGGACGCGCGCCCGCCGGAAATCCGCCGCCGCGCGGGGAGCGCCGCGCCCGTCCGCCGCCAGACGCTGCAGGAGCAGGTGTCCGCGTTTCTGCGCACGGACTGGCAGCTGCGCGACGACCGGCTGCAGAAGGACCGGCTGGTGGAGATGGGGATGGACTACGTGGACCGCACGGGAGAGGGCTGA
- a CDS encoding AAA family ATPase: MRLLALRMRNFRQHADTEITFRPGLTGIIGPNGAGKSTILEGIAWAIYGAQAARGTNDTIRFIRAGARSRVEVELSFGLGAHEFRVVRTLNSADVYLDGGIAPVASTLGGATAYLQQRVGMTREEFFNTYFTGQKELQFLAAMGPTDRGRFLSQVLGYERLRRAQDLVKARKTELRAEIKGLRATLGDREGIVAARLGAEQRVTDAMASLKAAKLAVEDAESELKMVQPRWVQAQASRERFRELTHAMQSAERDRESARRDLDRAARELEAVSAAEAELAPLRAGLAELPSVNDQCSRLSELARQDERRKALARQTAELDAELERARERLEKVATAPELERRYAEELERLRAERAAAETELEEKKSAWLVDKQDAWTKLSGYRDRAAELREQIKQIQTLGPEGTCPTCGRPVGADYERLLEELEEQWGSLVQDGKWWARRHEQLEPKPEDVAELETRVRALSEAIDDRSRKHTRCQSAVRERDELSADLTQRVARREELGAEIQALPSGYDAAEHRQAEKRLGELRELEKRAARLDETAARRPHWAAEQEAAGARQADAVERGRAAAAERGALAFSEEAFAATRGEHERADVTLRGAQLHAADANGNVRTAEEAVQAARRAETEFEERSRAVEAQETDLRYHDELDAAYSELRQELNDQVRPELSEIASAFLSQLTDGRYTAMEIDEAYNLMVLDEGEEKPVISGGEEDIANLVLRLSLSQMIAERAGHPLSLLILDEVFGSLDVARRDNVVQLLHHLEDRFEQVILITHIEGIRESLDQVLRVDYDERAGTSRVREENVTGGEEFPEAPMAAD, translated from the coding sequence ATGCGCCTGCTCGCTCTGCGGATGCGCAACTTCCGCCAGCACGCCGACACGGAAATCACCTTCCGCCCGGGTCTCACCGGCATCATCGGCCCCAACGGCGCGGGAAAATCCACCATCCTCGAAGGGATCGCCTGGGCCATCTACGGCGCGCAGGCGGCCCGGGGGACCAACGACACCATCCGCTTCATCCGCGCGGGCGCCCGGTCGCGCGTGGAGGTCGAGCTCTCGTTCGGCCTGGGTGCACACGAGTTCCGCGTCGTCCGCACGCTGAACAGCGCGGACGTGTACCTGGACGGCGGCATCGCGCCCGTCGCGTCCACGCTGGGCGGGGCGACGGCGTACCTGCAGCAGCGCGTGGGGATGACGCGCGAGGAGTTCTTCAACACCTACTTCACCGGGCAGAAGGAGCTGCAGTTCCTGGCGGCCATGGGCCCCACGGACCGCGGCCGCTTCCTGAGCCAGGTGCTGGGCTACGAACGCCTTCGCCGCGCGCAGGACCTGGTCAAGGCGCGCAAGACGGAGCTGCGCGCCGAGATCAAGGGCCTTCGCGCCACCCTGGGGGACCGCGAGGGGATCGTCGCGGCGCGGCTGGGGGCGGAGCAGCGGGTGACGGACGCCATGGCCTCGCTCAAGGCCGCGAAGCTGGCGGTCGAGGACGCGGAGTCCGAGCTGAAGATGGTGCAGCCGCGCTGGGTGCAGGCGCAGGCCTCGCGCGAGCGATTCCGCGAGCTGACGCACGCCATGCAGTCCGCGGAGCGCGACCGCGAGTCCGCCCGCCGCGACCTGGACCGCGCCGCGCGGGAGCTGGAGGCGGTGTCCGCCGCGGAGGCCGAACTGGCCCCGCTGCGCGCCGGGCTCGCCGAACTGCCCTCCGTGAACGACCAGTGTTCGCGGCTGAGCGAACTCGCCCGGCAGGACGAGCGCCGCAAGGCGCTGGCGCGGCAGACGGCGGAGCTGGACGCGGAACTGGAACGTGCCCGCGAGCGGCTGGAAAAGGTGGCCACCGCGCCGGAGCTGGAGCGCCGCTACGCGGAGGAGCTGGAGCGCCTGCGCGCCGAGCGTGCCGCGGCGGAAACGGAGCTGGAGGAAAAGAAGTCCGCCTGGCTGGTGGACAAGCAGGACGCGTGGACCAAGCTCAGCGGCTACCGCGACCGCGCGGCGGAACTGCGCGAGCAGATCAAGCAGATCCAGACGCTGGGGCCGGAAGGCACCTGCCCCACCTGCGGCCGCCCCGTGGGCGCCGACTACGAGCGGCTGCTGGAGGAGCTGGAGGAGCAGTGGGGCTCGCTGGTGCAGGACGGCAAGTGGTGGGCGCGCCGCCACGAGCAGCTGGAGCCCAAGCCAGAGGACGTGGCGGAACTGGAGACGCGCGTCCGCGCGCTGTCGGAGGCGATCGACGACCGCTCCCGCAAGCACACTCGCTGCCAGAGCGCCGTCCGCGAGCGGGACGAGCTTTCCGCGGATCTCACCCAGCGCGTGGCCCGGCGCGAGGAACTGGGCGCGGAGATCCAGGCGCTTCCGTCCGGATACGACGCCGCGGAGCACCGGCAGGCGGAAAAGCGGCTGGGCGAACTGCGCGAGCTGGAAAAGCGCGCGGCCCGGCTGGATGAAACCGCCGCCCGCCGCCCGCACTGGGCCGCGGAGCAGGAAGCCGCGGGCGCCCGGCAGGCGGATGCGGTGGAGCGCGGCCGCGCCGCCGCTGCGGAGCGGGGTGCGCTGGCCTTTTCGGAGGAAGCCTTTGCCGCCACGCGCGGCGAGCACGAGCGCGCCGACGTCACCCTGCGCGGCGCCCAGCTCCACGCCGCGGACGCCAACGGCAACGTGCGCACGGCGGAAGAAGCGGTACAGGCCGCCCGCCGCGCGGAAACGGAGTTCGAGGAGCGCAGCCGGGCCGTGGAGGCGCAGGAAACGGATCTGCGCTACCACGACGAGCTGGACGCCGCGTACAGCGAACTGCGCCAGGAACTGAACGACCAGGTGCGCCCCGAACTTTCCGAGATCGCGTCCGCGTTCCTGTCGCAGTTGACGGACGGGCGCTACACGGCGATGGAGATCGACGAGGCGTACAACCTGATGGTGCTGGACGAGGGCGAGGAAAAACCCGTCATTTCCGGCGGCGAGGAGGACATCGCCAACCTGGTCCTTCGCCTTTCGCTTTCGCAGATGATCGCCGAGCGCGCCGGGCATCCGCTTTCCCTGCTGATCCTGGACGAGGTGTTCGGCTCGCTGGACGTGGCCCGCCGCGACAACGTCGTCCAGCTTCTCCACCATCTGGAAGACCGCTTCGAGCAGGTGATCCTCATCACCCACATCGAGGGAATCCGCGAAAGCCTGGACCAGGTGCTGCGCGTGGACTACGACGAGCGCGCCGGCACCTCGCGCGTGCGCGAGGAAAACGTCACCGGCGGCGAGGAGTTCCCCGAAGCCCCCATGGCGGCGGACTGA
- the trpE gene encoding anthranilate synthase component I: MPSYTPPLSEFLQLAGDATLVPVSREFLFDTDTAVSAFHKLARPPFGFLLESVVGGERWARYTILGSEPRSAWRLRGSRVDRWTPEGGWSEPVETADPLGDFDALLQAHRPAEVPGLPRFWGGAVGYFGYDVVRLIERLPDAPADDLGLPDALFMFTGATLIVDNLFNRARAVIAVETQGVSQDELAERYQSATRELEGLIARLAESAGPEPLALASPGGDEDPGFDSTSTPERYQEGVRRVQEYIRAGDAFQVVLSQRLTVPLSARPFDLYRALRTLNPSPYLFYLELDGMQLIGSSPEVMVRLEEGTVTVRPIAGTRRRGRDDAHDDELAADLLADPKEVAEHLMLLDLGRNDVGRVSRWGTVRVPQRMVIEKYSHVLHMVSTVEGALREGLSAMDVFRASFPAGTVSGAPKVRAMEIIDELEPVRRGAYAGAAGYFGYGGRSMDTAIAIRTVVARDGRAHVQAGAGIVADSRPADEYEETLNKARALLRAVRMVEARGEDNPG; this comes from the coding sequence ATGCCGTCGTACACGCCGCCGCTTTCCGAATTCCTGCAGCTGGCCGGGGACGCCACCCTGGTGCCGGTGTCGCGGGAGTTTCTGTTCGACACCGACACCGCGGTTTCCGCCTTTCACAAGCTGGCGCGGCCGCCGTTCGGCTTTTTGCTGGAATCCGTGGTCGGCGGCGAGCGGTGGGCGCGCTACACCATTCTGGGAAGCGAGCCCCGTTCTGCGTGGCGGCTGCGCGGCAGCCGGGTAGACCGGTGGACGCCGGAAGGCGGATGGTCGGAACCGGTGGAAACGGCGGACCCGCTGGGCGACTTTGATGCGCTGCTCCAGGCGCACCGCCCCGCCGAGGTGCCCGGCCTTCCGCGCTTCTGGGGGGGCGCCGTGGGCTACTTCGGCTATGACGTGGTGCGCCTGATCGAGCGACTGCCCGACGCCCCCGCGGACGACCTGGGCCTTCCCGACGCCCTGTTCATGTTCACGGGCGCGACGCTCATCGTCGACAACCTCTTCAACCGCGCGCGTGCCGTCATCGCGGTGGAAACCCAAGGGGTGTCACAGGATGAACTGGCGGAACGTTATCAATCCGCGACACGGGAGCTGGAGGGATTGATCGCCCGGCTGGCCGAGTCCGCGGGCCCGGAACCGCTGGCGCTGGCCAGCCCGGGCGGGGACGAGGATCCCGGCTTCGACAGCACCAGCACCCCGGAGCGGTACCAGGAGGGCGTGCGCCGCGTGCAGGAGTACATCCGCGCGGGCGACGCCTTTCAGGTGGTGCTTTCGCAGCGGCTCACCGTGCCGCTGAGCGCCCGGCCGTTCGACCTGTACCGGGCGCTGCGCACGCTGAACCCGTCGCCGTACCTGTTCTATCTGGAACTGGACGGCATGCAGCTGATCGGCTCGTCGCCCGAGGTGATGGTGCGGCTGGAGGAAGGGACGGTCACGGTGCGCCCCATCGCCGGCACCCGCCGCCGCGGCCGCGACGACGCGCACGACGACGAACTCGCCGCCGACCTCCTGGCCGACCCCAAGGAAGTGGCGGAGCACCTGATGCTGCTGGACCTGGGGCGCAACGACGTGGGCCGCGTAAGCCGGTGGGGCACGGTGCGCGTGCCGCAGCGGATGGTGATTGAGAAGTACTCGCACGTGCTGCACATGGTGTCCACGGTGGAGGGTGCGCTGCGCGAGGGGTTGTCGGCAATGGACGTATTTCGCGCCTCCTTTCCCGCCGGCACCGTTTCCGGAGCGCCCAAGGTGCGGGCGATGGAGATCATCGACGAGCTTGAGCCGGTGCGCCGGGGGGCGTACGCGGGGGCGGCGGGCTACTTCGGATACGGAGGGCGCTCGATGGACACCGCCATCGCCATCCGCACGGTGGTGGCTCGCGACGGCCGGGCGCACGTGCAGGCCGGCGCCGGGATCGTGGCCGACTCGCGCCCCGCCGACGAATACGAGGAAACGCTCAACAAGGCCCGTGCGCTGCTCCGCGCCGTGCGCATGGTGGAAGCCCGCGGCGAAGACAATCCCGGCTGA
- a CDS encoding SusC/RagA family TonB-linked outer membrane protein, producing the protein MKNFRRLIAVLIAAAFTPLTVLAQGAATVTGRVTNAQGQPEAAVLVRIESLNVGAATGADGNYRLAIPADRIRAGQSVAITASRQGLGNISRQLTLSPGANLTQNFTMSTSVIQLEELVVTGVAAPTSRARIPFEVATVSAEDIVVPSTSAAGAIQGKVAGARVVSGGGQPGSSPSILLRGPTSINASGRTQDPLYIVDGVILGEGNGLGDIDPQDIESIEVVKGAAAASLYGSRAAAGVIQVRTRRGRNLSGERTRYTTRLEAGQSDIEHYVEVAQHHPWRMNAAKTRFVRADGSEYDWSTRTTQALAGSSPYTTFQVNPWPGTNYNQLERFFNPGDYRQGYVGVEGASGRTNFFASVTSLDNSGVVVGHDGYKRNSFRLNLDHGIGDKLQVSASGNYIRSNQDVINDGGAGSPFYNLTFITPNIDLAQRDSLGELVVTGDPQSATEYANPLYEIENRETTDTNNRFLSSLQLVYAPVNGVSLDGQISYDRTDFNRQDLYPYGYRTKTPSATLNRGYLQRFNSITDALNGSATSTFDKTFGDLQARTQFRYSYEEQNYEDFDAEGAAFAAEGVETLEATTQNKFVDSQRTSARSEGFFNQTNLSFRDRYILDGLVRRDGSSLFGADQRWQTYYRLSGAWRVAEEPWFNMAAVSDLKLHASLGTAGNRPAFSAQYQTNRLDRGTVTPDIQGNPDLKPERVTEREFGINLGLLDRFNFTANYANSTAEDQLLLVPLPSVAGYTARWTNAGTLQSNTIELSLDATLMQRENFGWSARVNWDRTRQEISELDVPCYSWGNPNYQNVENVFFNCEGVELGTFFGRKWAESCDDLPAAQQSQCSSFDVNDDGYLVYVGEGGSSTAGAGPDGVLGNADDKWGTRGTGTLFNYNWGIPFSAIGTDPFSGALTNYFALGSAQPDYNFSVSNTVNWGGLSLYGLLDASMGFEVYNQTRQWAMFRNRSGENDQFGKSVEEMKPVGYYSLLYNAATVNSEFVEDASFVKLREVALRYSFGADRLRALRMGGFNRLTLGVIGRNLKTWTDYQGYDPEVGVAGSTGGSAVISRFDAFGYPNFRTVSLSVELGF; encoded by the coding sequence ATGAAAAACTTCCGTCGGCTCATCGCGGTCCTGATCGCGGCGGCCTTCACGCCCCTCACCGTGCTGGCGCAGGGCGCCGCGACGGTGACCGGTCGCGTGACGAACGCCCAGGGCCAGCCCGAGGCTGCGGTGCTCGTGCGCATCGAAAGCCTCAACGTCGGCGCCGCCACCGGCGCGGACGGCAACTACCGTCTCGCCATTCCGGCCGACCGCATCCGCGCCGGCCAGAGCGTCGCCATCACGGCGTCGCGCCAGGGCCTGGGAAACATCTCGCGCCAGCTCACGCTGTCGCCGGGTGCCAACCTGACCCAGAACTTCACCATGAGCACCAGCGTCATCCAGCTTGAAGAGCTGGTGGTGACCGGTGTGGCCGCCCCCACCTCGCGCGCCCGCATTCCGTTTGAAGTCGCGACGGTGAGCGCCGAGGACATCGTCGTTCCGTCGACCTCCGCGGCCGGCGCCATCCAGGGCAAGGTCGCCGGTGCGCGCGTGGTTTCGGGCGGCGGACAGCCGGGCTCCAGCCCGTCCATCCTGCTGCGCGGCCCCACCAGCATCAACGCCAGCGGCCGCACGCAGGACCCGCTCTACATCGTGGACGGCGTCATCCTGGGCGAAGGCAACGGCCTGGGCGACATCGACCCGCAGGACATCGAGAGCATCGAAGTCGTGAAGGGCGCCGCCGCGGCCTCGCTGTACGGCTCGCGCGCCGCCGCCGGCGTCATCCAGGTGCGCACGCGCCGCGGCCGCAACCTGTCGGGTGAGCGCACGCGCTACACCACCCGCCTCGAGGCCGGCCAGAGCGACATCGAGCACTACGTCGAGGTTGCCCAGCACCACCCCTGGCGCATGAACGCCGCCAAGACGCGCTTCGTGCGCGCGGACGGCAGCGAGTACGACTGGAGCACCCGCACCACGCAGGCGCTGGCCGGCTCCAGCCCGTACACCACCTTCCAGGTGAACCCCTGGCCGGGCACGAACTACAACCAGCTGGAGCGCTTCTTCAACCCCGGCGACTACCGCCAGGGCTATGTGGGCGTCGAAGGCGCGTCGGGCCGCACCAACTTCTTCGCGTCGGTGACGTCGCTTGACAACTCCGGCGTGGTCGTCGGCCACGACGGCTACAAGCGCAACAGCTTCCGCCTGAACCTGGACCACGGCATCGGCGACAAGCTGCAGGTGTCGGCGAGCGGCAACTACATCCGCTCCAACCAGGACGTCATCAATGACGGGGGCGCGGGCTCGCCGTTCTACAACCTGACGTTCATCACCCCCAACATCGACCTGGCGCAGCGCGACAGCCTGGGCGAGCTGGTGGTGACCGGCGATCCGCAGAGCGCGACCGAGTACGCGAACCCGCTGTACGAGATCGAGAACCGCGAAACGACGGACACCAACAACCGGTTCCTGAGCAGCCTGCAGTTGGTGTACGCGCCGGTCAACGGCGTGTCGCTGGACGGCCAGATCAGCTATGACCGTACGGACTTCAACCGCCAGGACCTGTACCCGTACGGCTACCGCACCAAGACGCCGAGCGCGACGCTGAACCGCGGCTACCTGCAGCGCTTCAACTCGATCACGGACGCCCTGAACGGCAGCGCCACCAGCACGTTCGACAAGACGTTCGGCGACCTGCAGGCGCGCACCCAGTTCCGCTACTCGTACGAAGAGCAGAACTACGAGGACTTCGACGCGGAAGGCGCGGCCTTCGCCGCCGAGGGCGTCGAGACGCTGGAAGCCACCACGCAGAACAAGTTCGTGGACTCGCAGCGCACGTCCGCGCGTTCGGAAGGCTTCTTCAACCAGACCAACCTGTCGTTCCGCGACCGGTACATCCTGGACGGCCTAGTTCGCCGCGACGGCAGCTCGCTGTTCGGCGCCGACCAGCGCTGGCAGACGTACTACCGCCTGAGCGGCGCGTGGCGCGTGGCCGAGGAGCCCTGGTTCAACATGGCCGCCGTCTCGGACCTGAAGCTGCACGCCTCGCTGGGCACCGCGGGCAACCGCCCGGCCTTCTCGGCGCAGTACCAGACCAACCGCCTGGACCGCGGCACCGTGACGCCGGACATTCAGGGCAACCCGGACCTGAAGCCGGAACGCGTCACCGAGCGCGAATTCGGCATCAACCTGGGCCTGCTGGACCGCTTCAACTTCACGGCCAACTACGCCAACTCGACCGCCGAGGACCAGCTGCTGCTGGTGCCCCTGCCGTCGGTGGCGGGCTACACCGCGCGCTGGACCAACGCCGGCACGCTGCAGAGCAACACGATCGAGCTTTCGCTGGACGCCACGCTGATGCAGCGTGAGAACTTCGGCTGGTCGGCCCGCGTGAACTGGGACCGCACCCGCCAGGAGATCTCCGAGCTGGACGTGCCCTGCTACTCCTGGGGCAACCCGAACTACCAGAACGTCGAGAACGTCTTCTTCAACTGCGAAGGCGTGGAGCTGGGCACCTTCTTCGGCCGCAAGTGGGCCGAGTCCTGCGACGACCTGCCGGCCGCGCAGCAGAGCCAGTGCTCTTCGTTCGACGTGAACGACGACGGCTACCTGGTCTACGTGGGCGAGGGCGGTTCCTCGACCGCCGGCGCCGGCCCCGACGGCGTGCTGGGCAACGCCGACGACAAGTGGGGAACGCGCGGAACGGGCACCCTGTTCAACTACAACTGGGGCATTCCGTTCTCGGCGATCGGCACCGACCCGTTCTCGGGCGCGCTGACCAACTACTTCGCGCTGGGCAGCGCCCAGCCGGACTACAACTTCTCGGTGTCCAACACCGTGAACTGGGGCGGCCTGTCGCTGTACGGCCTGCTCGACGCCTCCATGGGCTTCGAGGTCTACAACCAGACCCGCCAGTGGGCCATGTTCCGCAACCGGTCGGGTGAAAACGACCAGTTCGGCAAGTCGGTCGAGGAGATGAAGCCGGTGGGCTACTACAGCCTGCTGTACAACGCCGCGACCGTGAACAGCGAGTTCGTCGAGGACGCCAGCTTCGTGAAGCTGCGCGAAGTCGCGCTGCGGTACTCCTTCGGCGCCGACCGTCTGCGGGCTCTGCGGATGGGTGGTTTCAACCGCCTGACCCTGGGCGTGATCGGACGCAACCTGAAGACGTGGACTGACTACCAGGGCTACGACCCCGAAGTGGGCGTCGCGGGCAGCACGGGCGGTTCGGCGGTGATCAGCCGCTTCGATGCCTTCGGGTATCCGAACTTCCGCACTGTCAGCCTGTCGGTCGAACTCGGATTCTGA